Proteins from a genomic interval of Capsicum annuum cultivar UCD-10X-F1 chromosome 4, UCD10Xv1.1, whole genome shotgun sequence:
- the LOC107868290 gene encoding homeobox-leucine zipper protein MERISTEM L1 — MFQPNMFESHHHLLDMSHNKSPENDLDLIRDDEFESKSMADIMENNPCGDDNEDPNQRPNKKKRYHRHTQIQIQEMESFFKECPHPDDKQRKELGKKLGLEPLQVKFWFQNKRTQMKAQHERHENSELRAENEKLRAENIRYKEALGNASCPNCGGPASIGEMSFDEQHLRIENARLREEIDRISGIAAKYVGKPMLTYPNLSTTGPLDLGVGNFGPQTGLVGEIYNASDLLRSVSGPIDADKPIIIELAVAAMEELIRMAQTGEPLWIKTLDNSSETLSEEEYFRTFPQGIGPKPLGLTSEASRESAVVIMNHINLVEILMDVNQWTSVFAGLVSRSLTLEVLSTGVAGNYNGALQVMTAEFQVPSPLVPTRENYFVRYCKHHADGTWAVVDVSLDHLRPTAVSRDRRRPSGCLIQELPNGYSKVTWIEHVEVDDRSAHNIYRPLVNSGLAFGAKRWVATLDRQCERLASAMAINIPTGEVGVITSPDGRKSMLKLAERMVMSFCAGVGASTAHTWTTLSGSGADDVRVMTRKSIDDPGRPPGIVLSAATSFWLPVSPKRVFDFLRDENSRNEWDILSNGGLVQEMAHIANGRDPGNCVSLLRVNSGNSSQSNMLILQESSTDSTGSYVIYAPVDIVAMNVVLSGGDPDYVALLPSGFAILPDGGGGINTTCTSGSLLTVAFQILVDSIPTAKLSLGSVATVNSLLKCTVERIKNALACDTMPDGKI, encoded by the exons ATGTTTCAGCCAAATATGTTTGAAAGCCATCATCATTTACTTGATATGTCACATAATAAATCACCAGAAAATGATTTGGATTTaattagagatgatgaatttgAGAGCAAATCAATGGCAGATATTATGGAAAATAATCCATGtggtgatgataatgaagatcCTAATCAACGTCCAAATAAAAAGAAACGTTATCATAGACAtacacaaattcaaattcaagaaatggAATC GTTTTTCAAAGAGTGCCCTCATCCAGAtgataaacaaagaaaagaactaggaaaaaaattagggttaGAGCCTTTGCAAGTGAAATTTTGGTTCCAGAACAAGCGTACTCAAATGAAG GCTCAACATGAGCGCCATGAGAACTCAGAATTGAGAGCTGAAAATGAGAAGCTTCGGGCGGAGAATATAAGGTATAAAGAAGCTCTTGGCAATGCTAGTTGCCCGAATTGTGGCGGTCCTGCTTCCATTGGGGAAATGTCATTCGATGAGCAGCATTTGAGGATTGAGAACGCTCGTCTCAGAGAAGAG attgACAGAATATCTGGAATTGCTGCAAAATATGTTGGAAAGCCCATGCTTACATATCCAAATCTTTCTACTACTGGGCCACTTGATCTAGGAGTTGGTAATTTTGGGCCTCAAACAGGCCTAGTTGGAGAAATATACAATGCTAGTGACCTTTTAAGGTCAGTTTCAGGCCCAATAGATGCTGATAAGCCCATCATAATTGAACTTGCTGTTGCAGCTATGGAAGAACTTATAAGAATGGCCCAAACTGGAGAACCATTGTGGATTAAAACCCTAGATAACTCGTCTGAGACGTTGTCTGAAGAGGAATATTTTCGGACTTTCCCTCAGGGAATTGGGCCTAAACCTTTGGGCCTAACATCTGAAGCCTCGAGAGAATCCGCTGTTGTTATTATGAATCACATCAATTTAGTTGAAattttgatggatgtg AATCAATGGACAAGTGTTTTTGCTGGCCTAGTATCAAGATCATTGACATTAGAAGTCCTATCAACTGGTGTAGCTGGAAATTACAATGGAGCTTTACAAGTG ATGACAGCTGAGTTCCAGGTTCCTTCACCACTCGTTCCAACACGCGAAAATTATTTTGTGAGATATTGTAAACACCATGCTGATGGAACATGGGCTGTAGTTGATGTCTCCCTGGACCATTTACGTCCTACTGCAGTGTCGCGTGATAGAAGAAGGCCATCGGGTTGTTTAATTCAAGAATTGCCAAATGGTTACTCAAAG GTTACGTGGATTGAGCACGTTGAAGTGGATGATAGATCAGCCCATAACATCTATAGACCTCTTGTGAATTCAGGCCTCGCATTTGGGGCGAAACGTTGGGTAGCAACTTTGGACAGACAATGTGAACGACTAGCAAGTGCAATGGCTATTAACATCCCAACAGGAGAAGTTGGAG TCATAACGAGTCCTGATGGCCGTAAAAGTATGTTAAAACTTGCTGAGAGGATGGTGATGAGCTTTTGTGCCGGTGTTGGTGCCTCGACTGCTCACACGTGGACTACATTATCCGGAAGCGGTGCTGATGATGTTAGAGTTATGACTCGAAAGAGTATAGATGATCCAGGGAGACCTCCTGGTATTGTCCTGAGTGCAGCCACTTCATTTTGGCTTCCTGTTTCTCCTAAGAGGGTCTTCGATTTTCTACGCGATGAGAACTCCAGAAATGAG TGGGATATACTTTCAAATGGGGGACTAGTTCAAGAAATGGCGCATATTGCAAATGGTCGTGATCCTGGAAACTGCGTATCTCTCCTCCGCGTTAAT AGCGGGAACTCAAGCCAGAGCAACATGCTAATACTCCAAGAGAGTTCAACAGACTCAACAGGATCTTATGTTATCTACGCTCCAGTCGATATTGTTGCAATGAATGTGGTGTTGAGTGGTGGTGATCCCGACTATGTTGCTCTACTACCATCTGGATTCGCTATACTTCCAGATGGTGGTGGAGGAATTAATACTACTTGTACTAGCGGATCGCTTCTCACTGTTGCATTTCAGATTTTAGTCGATTCGATTCCAACTGCAAAACTATCTCTTGGGTCAGTTGCAACTGTTAATAGTCTCCTCAAATGCACGGTTGAAAGGATCAAAAATGCTTTAGCTTGTGACACAATGCCTGATGGAAAAATCTAA